One segment of Rubripirellula amarantea DNA contains the following:
- a CDS encoding family 16 glycoside hydrolase, producing the protein MSFMRSNYLLYVSSVLAALFLADVLLLPTTGADEPAVEAATPEPIISVLIIDGENPWHDWKVTSPIIKKTLEQSGKFTVEVVTTPEDEEQRRTFSPAFTDYDLILSNYNGPSWSEETKAAFVDFVSGGGAFVAVHAADNAFPDWIAYNRMVGVGGWGGRNEKDGPYVRWQEDVQRIVRDRSPGPGGSHGKRHPFLVEVRDPDHSITRGLPTKFLQTEDELYAELRGPAENLHVLATAFSDPETGGTGQHEPILMTTRFGAGRIFHTTLGHDAKAMTGIAFQETLVRGAQWAATGQVTFDPISPEVLSAEHASERDQNAIGNSVSMPSLDGEDWVAIFNGTNLSGWTQKNGTATYRVEDAVIVGKTAKGSPNSFLCTEKNYADFELTFEVKVDGGLNSGVQIRSQSKPDFKNGRVHGPQIEIESAPGESGYVYSEGTGRNWITAERTVTDAFNNDQWNRYIVRASGPRIQTWVNGTAVADVVDDQSSRNGFVGLQVHSIGNDQGPFEVRWRDLRVRELASE; encoded by the coding sequence ATGTCATTCATGCGAAGCAACTACCTCCTCTACGTCTCTTCGGTCTTAGCCGCTCTATTCTTGGCCGACGTGCTGCTGCTACCCACTACCGGTGCGGATGAACCAGCAGTGGAGGCTGCCACCCCGGAACCGATAATCTCGGTATTGATCATTGATGGCGAAAACCCCTGGCATGATTGGAAGGTGACATCGCCAATCATCAAGAAAACACTCGAGCAGAGCGGCAAATTCACCGTTGAGGTTGTCACGACCCCGGAAGACGAAGAGCAGCGTCGAACGTTCTCGCCCGCATTCACCGACTACGATCTGATTCTGTCCAACTACAACGGACCCTCTTGGAGCGAAGAAACGAAAGCTGCGTTTGTTGATTTTGTTTCTGGGGGTGGAGCATTTGTCGCAGTTCACGCAGCCGACAACGCGTTCCCCGACTGGATCGCCTATAACCGAATGGTCGGTGTGGGCGGATGGGGCGGCCGAAACGAGAAAGATGGTCCCTATGTTCGATGGCAAGAAGATGTCCAAAGGATTGTGCGAGATAGGTCTCCCGGCCCCGGTGGATCGCACGGCAAACGGCATCCATTCTTGGTTGAAGTTCGAGATCCCGATCATTCGATCACGCGAGGTTTGCCAACGAAGTTCTTGCAAACCGAGGATGAATTGTACGCGGAGCTTCGCGGTCCGGCGGAAAACTTGCATGTGCTAGCGACCGCCTTCAGCGATCCAGAAACCGGTGGCACGGGACAGCATGAACCGATTTTGATGACGACTCGTTTCGGTGCAGGGCGTATTTTTCACACGACCCTTGGTCATGATGCGAAAGCAATGACGGGAATCGCATTTCAAGAGACATTGGTGCGAGGTGCCCAGTGGGCCGCGACCGGCCAAGTCACGTTTGATCCGATCAGCCCCGAAGTATTATCAGCCGAGCACGCTTCCGAACGCGATCAGAACGCAATCGGTAATAGCGTCTCTATGCCAAGCTTGGATGGTGAAGATTGGGTTGCCATCTTCAATGGCACGAATCTATCGGGTTGGACTCAAAAGAACGGTACCGCGACTTACCGAGTTGAAGACGCGGTGATCGTCGGCAAGACAGCCAAAGGAAGTCCGAACTCGTTTTTGTGCACGGAGAAAAACTACGCGGATTTCGAACTCACGTTCGAAGTGAAAGTGGATGGCGGTCTCAACAGTGGCGTTCAAATTCGATCGCAGAGTAAGCCGGATTTCAAGAACGGTCGTGTCCATGGACCGCAGATCGAAATTGAGTCGGCGCCGGGAGAGTCCGGATATGTATACAGCGAAGGAACAGGCCGCAATTGGATTACCGCGGAGCGGACTGTCACTGATGCGTTCAACAATGACCAATGGAACCGATACATTGTGCGAGCAAGCGGTCCGCGTATCCAAACTTGGGTAAATGGAACGGCAGTTGCCGACGTTGTGGACGATCAATCTAGTCGCAACGGCTTTGTGGGTCTTCAAGTGCATTCGATCGGAAACGATCAAGGCCCATTTGAAGTTCGTTGGCGAGATTTACGAGTGCGCGAGCTTGCGTCGGAGTAG
- a CDS encoding MBL fold metallo-hydrolase RNA specificity domain-containing protein gives MKLVHHGAYDGVTGSCHELFMDSKRSLLVDCGIFQGNDAKKHPNPEIEFPIGSIEAMLLTHVHVDHVGRLPYLIAAGFDKPIYCSHPTARLMPLVMEDSLKIGFTRSRHLIQKFLKQVQRLLRPIDYHVWETIGSGWKIRLNPAGHVLGSCMFDVELPDQKRVVFSGDVGTGTDPLLRKPASPERADLLVLESTYGDRLHPSREDRGATLERVLRRTLDDKGVTIIPAFSLGRTQALLFEMNQIFERLQASDGQSLLHRVDVIVDSPLASRYTEIYKEMKPYWGEEAQTVLETDDQPLVFENLTTVGNHREHRDTLDYVSDRKIPAIVIAGSGMCTGGRVVNYLKRFLNDETTDLVFVGYQAGGTPGNFLSRGSEWVRLDGRRYEVAAKVHSITGYSAHGDQADLIELVENMSEKPGEIRLVHGDYQPKQTLAEKLRQLGHTVS, from the coding sequence ATGAAACTCGTTCATCACGGTGCCTATGACGGTGTGACGGGTTCTTGCCATGAGCTATTCATGGATTCCAAGCGAAGTCTGCTAGTGGATTGCGGCATCTTCCAAGGCAACGACGCCAAGAAACATCCCAACCCAGAAATTGAGTTTCCCATCGGCTCCATCGAAGCGATGCTGCTGACTCATGTGCACGTCGACCACGTGGGCCGATTGCCGTATTTGATTGCGGCCGGTTTCGACAAGCCGATCTATTGCTCTCATCCAACCGCACGGTTGATGCCGCTGGTCATGGAAGATTCGCTGAAAATCGGATTCACACGTTCGCGCCACCTGATCCAAAAATTCTTGAAGCAAGTCCAGCGACTACTCCGGCCCATCGACTATCACGTTTGGGAAACGATCGGAAGTGGATGGAAGATTCGCCTGAACCCCGCCGGTCACGTCCTCGGTTCGTGCATGTTCGACGTCGAACTACCCGATCAAAAGCGAGTCGTGTTTTCCGGCGACGTGGGTACTGGTACGGATCCCTTGCTACGAAAACCAGCGTCACCCGAGCGAGCCGACTTGTTGGTGCTCGAAAGCACTTACGGTGATCGTCTTCATCCATCACGCGAAGATCGCGGCGCGACATTGGAACGTGTGTTGCGACGAACCCTTGACGACAAGGGCGTGACAATCATACCGGCGTTTAGCTTGGGGCGAACTCAAGCCTTGCTGTTCGAGATGAACCAAATTTTCGAACGACTGCAAGCCAGCGACGGCCAATCGCTGCTTCATCGTGTGGATGTGATTGTTGATTCACCGTTGGCATCGCGCTACACGGAAATTTACAAAGAGATGAAACCTTATTGGGGCGAAGAAGCGCAGACGGTTCTTGAAACCGACGACCAACCACTTGTATTTGAAAACTTGACCACCGTCGGCAACCACCGTGAACACCGTGACACGTTGGACTATGTCAGCGACCGCAAGATCCCAGCAATTGTGATCGCAGGTAGTGGCATGTGTACCGGTGGACGAGTGGTCAACTACCTAAAGCGTTTCCTTAACGATGAGACCACGGACTTGGTCTTTGTTGGATATCAAGCGGGCGGCACCCCTGGAAACTTTCTTTCGCGAGGCAGCGAATGGGTACGTTTAGACGGACGCCGATACGAGGTTGCCGCCAAGGTACACTCCATCACCGGCTACTCGGCACACGGTGACCAAGCAGACCTGATCGAACTTGTCGAGAACATGTCCGAAAAGCCTGGTGAGATTCGTTTGGTCCACGGCGATTATCAACCCAAGCAGACGCTAGCCGAGAAACTTCGCCAACTAGGCCATACGGTTTCTTAG
- the rlmKL gene encoding bifunctional 23S rRNA (guanine(2069)-N(7))-methyltransferase RlmK/23S rRNA (guanine(2445)-N(2))-methyltransferase RlmL, whose protein sequence is MAACAFGLESVVRRELESLEIESVIASSGRVHFQGDWQTLMKTNLWLRTADRILWQVAKFRADDFDALFDQTMAITWGDIIPIDAQFPVTGRAINSQLSSVPAVQRSVKRAVVNAMQRDHHSTELPETGALYKIDIGLLDNEATLTIDTTGRSLHARGYRTDISRAPLKETLAAALVQLSYWQAGRPLIDPFCGSGTIPIEAALIGRKIAPGINREFVFESWPTFDNTIASDLRSDAVSGQLPALETRLLGSDIDGRVLRAARDNAVRAGVDADVHFEQSDVTNVSSRKRFGCLITNPPYGHRIGADEPLPEGGPKYRTRSQENRTLRPHSRELDDLYSSLPDVFRRLPTWSHYVLTAYPQFQSLVGRDADRRRKLYNGRIECTYYQFHGPKPVVEEREHDDKVETLVHAQGEAAFGGLSAKSREQATLFASRLRKRAKHLRRWPTKKEITCFRLYERDIPEIPLIVDRYEDELHITEYERPHDRSPAEHANWLELMAKTAGETLDVPAAKTHLKTRLRQRGKRQHEKVADTNHRIEVREGGLKFLVNLQDYVDTGLFLDHRNTRSMVRDEAKGKRFLNLFAYTGSFTVYAADGGAKSTTSVDLSRSYLDWAWENMRLNEFVGNQHRFVTEDIREFIDTHAPGEAYDLVVLDPPTFSNSKRTEQDWDVARDAVPLIKQIMPLVSSGGVIYFSTNFRRFKLDPQELLSGPNPCSAIHEISRQTVPEDYRNQRIHRCWRIVK, encoded by the coding sequence ATCGCCGCCTGCGCCTTCGGACTCGAATCCGTCGTGCGCCGGGAACTGGAATCACTCGAGATCGAGTCTGTAATCGCATCGTCGGGCAGAGTTCACTTTCAGGGCGATTGGCAAACGCTGATGAAAACGAACTTGTGGTTGCGAACGGCAGACCGCATTTTGTGGCAAGTCGCCAAATTCCGAGCGGATGATTTCGACGCCCTTTTTGACCAAACCATGGCGATCACCTGGGGTGATATTATCCCCATCGACGCCCAATTCCCGGTGACGGGGCGAGCGATCAACTCTCAGCTCTCTAGCGTTCCGGCAGTGCAACGCAGCGTCAAACGAGCCGTCGTCAACGCAATGCAACGAGATCACCATTCCACCGAGCTTCCCGAAACAGGTGCCCTCTACAAAATTGACATTGGCTTACTCGACAACGAAGCCACACTGACCATTGATACCACCGGTCGCAGCCTGCACGCTCGAGGATATCGCACCGATATTTCGCGAGCACCGTTGAAGGAGACCCTTGCCGCGGCGTTGGTCCAGTTAAGTTACTGGCAAGCAGGCCGTCCATTGATTGATCCTTTCTGCGGCAGTGGCACGATTCCAATCGAAGCCGCGTTGATCGGCCGCAAGATCGCTCCGGGAATCAACCGCGAGTTCGTGTTTGAGTCTTGGCCGACGTTCGATAACACCATTGCAAGTGATCTGCGATCCGATGCCGTCAGCGGACAGTTACCTGCTTTGGAAACGCGACTTTTGGGCAGCGATATTGATGGTCGCGTATTGCGAGCAGCCCGCGATAACGCGGTTCGCGCCGGTGTCGATGCTGACGTTCACTTTGAACAATCAGATGTCACCAACGTCAGCAGCCGCAAACGGTTCGGATGCTTGATCACCAACCCGCCGTATGGACATCGCATCGGAGCTGATGAACCACTCCCCGAAGGCGGTCCCAAGTACCGTACTCGCAGCCAAGAAAACCGTACGCTTCGACCCCATAGCCGCGAACTTGACGATCTCTATTCAAGTTTGCCGGATGTATTCCGACGCTTACCCACGTGGTCGCACTACGTCCTGACCGCCTATCCACAATTTCAATCGCTCGTCGGTCGCGACGCCGATCGACGGCGGAAGCTGTACAACGGCCGCATTGAGTGCACGTATTACCAATTCCATGGTCCCAAACCAGTCGTTGAAGAACGCGAACATGACGACAAAGTCGAAACGCTTGTTCATGCGCAAGGCGAAGCAGCCTTTGGTGGCTTATCAGCGAAATCTCGCGAGCAAGCAACGCTGTTCGCCAGTCGGCTCAGAAAACGTGCGAAGCATCTTCGTCGTTGGCCAACCAAAAAGGAAATCACTTGCTTCCGTCTCTACGAGCGGGACATTCCAGAAATTCCTCTTATCGTAGACCGCTACGAAGATGAATTGCATATCACCGAGTATGAACGTCCGCACGATCGAAGCCCAGCCGAACACGCCAATTGGCTTGAACTGATGGCTAAGACCGCTGGCGAGACTCTCGATGTGCCAGCAGCAAAGACGCATCTTAAGACTCGCCTTCGCCAACGCGGCAAACGACAACACGAGAAGGTAGCCGATACCAATCATCGCATCGAAGTTCGCGAAGGCGGGCTGAAGTTCCTGGTCAATTTGCAGGACTACGTCGACACCGGCTTGTTCCTCGACCATCGCAATACGCGATCAATGGTTCGTGACGAAGCCAAAGGCAAACGCTTTCTAAATCTATTTGCGTACACGGGTTCCTTTACTGTTTACGCAGCCGACGGAGGTGCGAAGTCCACGACCAGTGTGGACCTTTCGCGCAGCTACCTCGATTGGGCATGGGAAAACATGCGTCTTAATGAATTTGTTGGTAATCAGCATCGTTTTGTCACCGAAGACATCCGCGAGTTCATTGACACTCACGCACCAGGCGAGGCCTACGATTTGGTCGTCCTTGATCCGCCAACGTTTTCTAATAGCAAACGAACGGAACAAGATTGGGATGTCGCCCGTGATGCGGTGCCGTTGATCAAGCAGATCATGCCGCTTGTCAGTTCCGGTGGCGTGATCTACTTCTCCACCAACTTTCGTCGCTTTAAACTCGATCCTCAAGAACTGCTTTCTGGTCCAAATCCTTGCAGCGCGATTCACGAGATCAGTCGCCAAACCGTCCCCGAAGATTATCGCAACCAACGAATCCATCGTTGTTGGCGCATCGTTAAGTAG
- a CDS encoding NAD(P)/FAD-dependent oxidoreductase, with the protein MSTNPDRPIVIVGAGLAGLSCALKLAEAGRAVTVLEASNRVGGRVRTDVVDGYTLDHGFQVLLTAYPACQQLLNYDQLELRKFDSGALIRNQGKFTTLGDPWNRPMDAIATAFNPAGTLRDKLKIAKLRHQARKSSLEQIYSGPDQPTLEFLKSEGFSDAMIHRFFEPFIGGVFLDESLSVSSRMFQFVFRFFAEGDVAIPARGMSAIPRQLCDNLPRGTVRLQTSVTSIAGSSVCLSNGEKIEADKIVVATESDAAARLTGMESLKTQWNRTTNIYFAADNIPSQSKMLILRGDETGPIQSATVISNVAPEYAPPGKGLISVSLGSTDDDDANNKKTSHENNTSCEVLDSEVRQQLAAWFGESARGWRRLATFQIPFGLPNRTLDPILRSVRASDHGGPEHLFICGDYCETPSIQGAMNSGLRAAAAVLA; encoded by the coding sequence ATGTCGACCAACCCTGATCGTCCTATCGTCATCGTCGGTGCTGGCTTGGCCGGTTTGTCTTGTGCGTTGAAGCTAGCCGAGGCCGGACGTGCCGTCACCGTGCTCGAAGCGAGCAATCGTGTCGGCGGTCGCGTCCGTACCGATGTGGTCGATGGCTATACCTTGGACCATGGTTTCCAGGTCTTGCTAACGGCTTATCCCGCCTGCCAACAATTACTCAACTACGACCAACTTGAACTCCGCAAATTTGACTCCGGCGCGTTAATTCGCAACCAAGGCAAGTTCACCACGCTCGGCGACCCTTGGAACCGTCCGATGGATGCCATTGCTACGGCGTTCAATCCGGCGGGCACCTTGCGCGACAAGTTGAAGATCGCCAAGTTGCGGCACCAGGCTCGCAAGTCGTCTCTCGAACAAATCTATTCAGGCCCTGACCAACCGACTCTCGAGTTTCTAAAGAGCGAAGGCTTTTCGGATGCGATGATTCACCGATTTTTCGAACCTTTCATCGGGGGAGTGTTTCTGGATGAGTCGCTTTCAGTCAGCAGCCGTATGTTTCAATTCGTGTTCCGTTTCTTTGCGGAAGGTGATGTTGCGATTCCCGCGAGAGGCATGTCGGCGATTCCACGTCAGCTTTGCGACAACCTTCCCCGCGGAACCGTTCGCCTGCAAACGAGCGTGACATCCATCGCTGGTAGTTCCGTATGTCTTTCCAACGGCGAAAAGATCGAGGCAGACAAAATCGTGGTGGCAACTGAAAGCGATGCGGCTGCGAGACTAACAGGAATGGAATCGCTAAAGACTCAGTGGAATCGCACGACCAACATCTACTTCGCAGCGGACAACATCCCCAGCCAATCCAAAATGTTGATCCTGCGCGGCGACGAGACCGGTCCAATTCAATCCGCTACGGTGATTAGCAACGTTGCCCCAGAGTACGCGCCACCGGGCAAAGGCTTGATCTCGGTTTCACTAGGATCCACCGACGATGACGACGCGAACAATAAAAAAACCTCGCACGAGAACAATACTTCGTGCGAGGTTCTTGATAGTGAAGTCCGCCAACAACTCGCCGCGTGGTTTGGTGAATCTGCGAGAGGTTGGCGGAGACTTGCTACTTTCCAAATTCCATTCGGTCTACCAAACCGAACCCTTGATCCTATCCTTCGATCAGTTCGGGCTTCCGATCATGGAGGCCCAGAACATCTATTTATCTGTGGCGACTACTGCGAAACCCCAAGCATTCAAGGTGCGATGAACTCGGGATTGCGTGCCGCCGCGGCGGTCTTGGCCTAG
- a CDS encoding polysaccharide biosynthesis/export family protein yields MFLPNNRCVCAALMLITLSISLLPNSSAEVPSYASTYATNEPLFDPGMLDDVGILVAHSDDDDVMEDLPPPSTSTKFVADELENDFDARSDEELEVPAKEDTPSQAPRSYQAIHPRPQSFAPTTGQPAPAETYSMSTTQYAPATMHYTASVPMSSSGCKCGQCMTCADRNGQGMIGGAGMKLGVGPKCNDDCQCWQCPYDAPFSVYGPGEYAGPARTHRVAEYRLRTGDTIQMTFLITAMKSEGSYRLVVGDELLIESEADKELTRGSLEKGLRIQPDGTITLRLIGQVYAAGQTIDQLRGVLEEKYTEFYPEPAIDVTPVNTGNAAQQIRQAISGAGGFDPQQIQQTITPAGEIRLPKIGAVQAQGLTLDELKQEINLRYDRIVGGLEVEPSLQSQAAHNIFVLGEVRQPGRYNLDNTPTTVIGAIAMAGGYVPGANLRQVVIFRRGDNWELISTLVDVRGAILGREAHPRDEIWIRDGDVIILPSTPIRLFDNFVRQVFTEGIYGVIPISATYNLGDTITR; encoded by the coding sequence ATGTTCCTCCCCAACAATCGTTGCGTTTGCGCTGCGCTGATGCTGATCACGCTCAGCATTAGCCTGCTTCCAAACTCATCTGCCGAAGTGCCTTCCTACGCATCGACCTATGCCACCAACGAGCCCCTATTCGATCCGGGCATGCTCGACGATGTCGGAATCTTGGTAGCTCATTCCGATGACGACGACGTGATGGAAGACCTTCCACCGCCAAGCACTTCGACCAAGTTTGTGGCCGACGAGTTGGAAAATGACTTCGATGCACGAAGCGATGAAGAGTTAGAAGTGCCTGCGAAAGAAGACACGCCGTCGCAAGCACCAAGATCTTATCAAGCGATTCATCCTCGTCCGCAATCTTTTGCGCCGACAACCGGACAGCCCGCGCCGGCGGAAACCTATTCAATGTCCACGACGCAGTACGCACCGGCAACGATGCACTACACCGCTTCGGTTCCCATGTCTTCGAGTGGGTGCAAATGTGGTCAGTGCATGACTTGTGCAGACCGCAATGGCCAAGGCATGATCGGCGGGGCGGGGATGAAGCTTGGCGTAGGGCCGAAGTGCAATGATGATTGTCAGTGCTGGCAATGCCCATACGATGCGCCGTTCAGCGTGTATGGTCCCGGCGAGTATGCCGGTCCTGCTCGCACTCACCGCGTCGCCGAATACCGCCTTCGCACCGGCGATACGATTCAAATGACGTTTCTTATCACAGCGATGAAGAGCGAGGGTTCTTACCGATTAGTCGTTGGTGATGAACTATTGATTGAATCCGAAGCGGACAAGGAACTGACTCGTGGTAGCCTCGAAAAGGGACTACGCATCCAGCCCGACGGCACGATCACGCTTCGATTGATCGGCCAAGTCTACGCCGCTGGCCAAACCATCGACCAACTTCGCGGAGTCCTCGAAGAGAAGTACACGGAGTTCTATCCTGAACCGGCAATCGATGTCACACCCGTCAACACAGGAAACGCAGCCCAACAGATCCGTCAGGCCATCAGTGGTGCGGGGGGATTCGATCCTCAACAGATCCAACAAACGATCACTCCCGCCGGAGAAATCCGGTTGCCTAAGATTGGGGCCGTTCAAGCTCAAGGTTTAACCCTCGACGAACTGAAGCAAGAAATCAATCTTCGATACGACCGAATCGTCGGTGGTCTTGAAGTTGAACCGTCGCTTCAATCGCAAGCGGCACACAATATCTTCGTCCTTGGCGAAGTGCGTCAGCCGGGTCGCTATAACCTAGACAACACTCCGACCACCGTGATCGGAGCGATCGCGATGGCTGGTGGCTATGTCCCGGGTGCGAACTTGCGACAAGTCGTAATCTTCCGTCGTGGTGACAACTGGGAATTAATCTCGACACTTGTCGATGTTCGAGGTGCGATTCTAGGCCGTGAAGCTCATCCTCGCGACGAAATTTGGATTCGCGACGGTGACGTCATCATCTTGCCGAGCACACCGATTCGATTGTTCGACAACTTCGTGCGTCAGGTGTTCACCGAAGGGATCTACGGGGTCATCCCGATCTCGGCGACGTACAACCTCGGTGATACGATCACGCGATAG
- a CDS encoding glycoside hydrolase family 16 protein codes for MLKLISQCLIVLLLLADFAVAKEFQWSGYQWRTRPTSDRTMGPGKNLWSDEEQNIFIDDDGNLHLKITQNAAGKWVCAEVMLVDSLTYGTYEFELSSRYDTLAKNSVVGLFTYISPASVARKTGGIIGNDVPDTPHEIDIEMTRAWGDANLFFTTHDPDVQSPSHGFYQPLSGNETTHRFTWRPREIRWSSFHGHVAGQANPSDPIIEQRSNENHGKPASVQYTGPVIPKDLDEKLMINFWIFNETKPEPVPSDGKIQELIVHSFRFTPLAD; via the coding sequence ATGTTGAAGTTGATAAGCCAATGCCTAATCGTTCTTCTTTTGCTGGCAGACTTTGCGGTGGCAAAGGAGTTTCAATGGAGTGGCTACCAATGGCGGACGCGTCCGACAAGCGACCGCACCATGGGACCCGGGAAGAACCTTTGGTCTGACGAAGAACAGAACATCTTTATCGATGATGACGGTAACTTGCATTTGAAGATCACGCAAAACGCCGCCGGGAAATGGGTGTGCGCAGAAGTAATGTTGGTCGATTCGTTGACCTACGGAACTTATGAGTTCGAGCTTTCGTCGCGCTATGACACGTTGGCGAAGAACTCCGTTGTGGGGCTGTTCACCTACATCTCACCTGCTAGCGTCGCTAGGAAGACTGGCGGCATCATTGGCAACGACGTACCCGATACACCTCACGAAATTGACATCGAAATGACGAGAGCCTGGGGGGATGCCAATCTCTTTTTCACCACTCATGACCCGGATGTTCAATCGCCAAGTCATGGCTTTTATCAGCCGCTATCGGGCAACGAAACCACGCATCGATTCACGTGGCGTCCTCGCGAAATTCGCTGGTCCAGCTTTCACGGTCATGTCGCCGGGCAAGCCAACCCGTCTGACCCGATCATCGAACAGCGATCTAACGAGAACCATGGAAAGCCGGCAAGCGTCCAGTATACCGGTCCGGTGATTCCGAAAGACTTAGACGAAAAACTGATGATCAACTTTTGGATCTTCAACGAAACAAAGCCAGAACCGGTTCCCAGCGACGGCAAAATACAGGAACTGATTGTTCACAGTTTCCGGTTCACCCCATTGGCAGACTGA
- a CDS encoding class I SAM-dependent methyltransferase, whose protein sequence is MKNAANLTFQWHWEPTMIAGRECPLAVASDPDGMLIDACERQDAGEEGVIDPFWATTWRAASGLDRFLDNYSLEGVRVLEVGCGTGHAGLAAAMRGADVTLTDGVDDPLDLVRMSVEKNGQDCTVKRLRFGQDTMEGEKFPLILGSDVTYLRVLWPQLEECFEQHLADNGEVLLSDPHRIIGNEFQTWIADRPWNYEAHKVTLDDDVNHPIRVMRLTRK, encoded by the coding sequence ATGAAAAACGCAGCAAATCTGACTTTCCAATGGCACTGGGAACCCACCATGATCGCAGGCCGCGAGTGCCCTTTGGCCGTCGCGTCAGATCCCGATGGGATGTTGATCGATGCTTGCGAGCGTCAAGATGCGGGTGAGGAAGGCGTGATTGATCCGTTCTGGGCAACGACTTGGCGAGCTGCATCGGGACTCGATCGTTTTCTTGACAACTACTCGCTTGAGGGCGTCCGTGTCTTGGAAGTCGGTTGTGGAACCGGGCACGCTGGACTTGCCGCGGCCATGCGTGGCGCTGATGTGACACTAACCGATGGCGTGGACGATCCGCTTGATTTGGTACGTATGAGTGTCGAAAAGAATGGTCAGGACTGCACCGTCAAACGGCTTCGGTTTGGCCAAGACACGATGGAAGGTGAGAAGTTTCCGCTCATTCTCGGAAGCGACGTAACGTACCTGCGCGTGTTATGGCCACAACTCGAAGAGTGCTTTGAACAGCACTTGGCCGATAACGGTGAAGTGCTCTTGAGTGATCCGCATCGCATCATCGGGAACGAGTTCCAAACTTGGATTGCGGACCGACCTTGGAACTATGAAGCTCACAAAGTGACACTGGATGATGATGTCAATCATCCTATTCGAGTGATGCGTTTAACACGAAAGTAA
- the hemB gene encoding porphobilinogen synthase: protein MTQFARGPFPGTRMRRTRTHDWSRRLVSESMLSVDDLIWPLFVMDQTGRQSVASLPGVDRLGTDQVCHEVERAVNTGIPAIAIFPATDASLKTEDAKEAINANNLVCRTVAEVKKQFGNSIGVICDVALDPYSSHGQDGLVRDGYVINDETVDVLCQQAIVQAQAGCDIIAPSDMMDGRIGRIREALDGSGYEQVQIMSYAAKYASAFYGPFRDAVGSSGNLAGGSKATYQQSPSQTDEALHEVALDLAEGADSVMVKPGMPYLDIVRRVKDTFAVPTFAYQVSGEYAMISAAAQNGWLDRDKVVLESLLAFKRAGADGVLTYFALEVAEQLG from the coding sequence ATGACTCAATTTGCTCGCGGCCCCTTTCCCGGCACTCGTATGCGTCGAACTCGCACGCACGATTGGTCACGACGACTTGTTTCCGAATCAATGCTTTCAGTAGATGATTTGATTTGGCCGTTGTTTGTCATGGACCAAACGGGTCGACAAAGTGTAGCCAGCTTGCCAGGCGTGGATCGCTTGGGAACCGACCAAGTTTGCCATGAAGTGGAACGCGCGGTGAACACTGGGATTCCCGCGATTGCGATCTTCCCCGCCACCGATGCATCATTAAAGACCGAAGATGCCAAGGAAGCCATTAACGCTAACAACCTTGTTTGTCGAACGGTTGCTGAAGTCAAAAAGCAGTTTGGGAATTCCATCGGTGTGATATGCGACGTAGCACTCGATCCGTACAGCAGTCACGGGCAAGACGGTTTAGTTCGCGACGGATATGTGATCAACGATGAAACCGTCGATGTGCTGTGCCAACAGGCCATCGTGCAAGCTCAAGCCGGCTGCGACATCATTGCCCCAAGCGACATGATGGATGGACGCATTGGTCGAATTCGTGAAGCCCTTGATGGATCCGGGTACGAACAAGTCCAGATTATGTCCTACGCTGCGAAGTACGCTAGCGCGTTTTACGGACCGTTTCGTGACGCGGTGGGGTCATCTGGCAATCTAGCCGGTGGCAGCAAGGCAACCTATCAACAATCCCCCAGCCAAACCGATGAAGCACTTCATGAGGTCGCGTTGGATTTGGCCGAGGGTGCCGATAGCGTGATGGTCAAACCGGGCATGCCGTACTTGGACATCGTCCGTCGCGTCAAAGACACCTTTGCCGTGCCGACCTTCGCCTACCAAGTCAGTGGCGAATACGCGATGATCAGCGCCGCAGCCCAAAACGGTTGGCTCGATCGCGACAAGGTGGTGCTAGAAAGTCTGCTCGCCTTCAAACGCGCCGGAGCTGATGGCGTCCTCACCTACTTTGCACTAGAAGTCGCTGAGCAACTCGGCTAA